A window from Amblyomma americanum isolate KBUSLIRL-KWMA chromosome 7, ASM5285725v1, whole genome shotgun sequence encodes these proteins:
- the LOC144097012 gene encoding uncharacterized protein LOC144097012 — MSTLLGAQWSLLFFIFLCATATTRHCGQLNIPSGKRFLDARSHFGKIMRDCSKELAKMAALTPKNNVGRRLSVICAVYKSCFDEVDQKVREGVQQKPQQMFLECLLSSVTNKSSPFFTELGDTEKLMNLTYEGLICFSQTGAMDLPMETLYDMAAITEWFMHSFG, encoded by the exons ATGTCGACTCTATTGGGAGCCCAGTGGAGCCTATTGTTCTTTATCTTTCTATGCGCAACCGCCACGACTAGACATTGCGGGCAGCTTAATATTC CGTCTGGAAAGCGCTTCCTAGACGCGAGGTCGCACTTCGGGAAAATAATGAGGGATTGCAGCAAGGAGCTCGCAAAAATGGCTGCGCTTACGCCGAAGAACAACGTCGGCCGG AGACTATCAGTCATTTGTGCGGTATACAAAAGCTGCTTTGACGAAGTCGACCAAAAGGTCAGGGAAGGTGTTCAACAGAAGCCACAACAAATG TTTCTTGAGTGTCTGCTAAGCTCCGTTACCAACAAG AGCTCACCATTCTTCACAGAGCTCGGAGACACCGAGAAGCTGATGAATTTGACGTACGAAGGATTG ATATGTTTCAGCCAGACAGGTGCAATGGACCTGCCAATGGAGACTCTCTACGACATGGCAGCTATTACAGAGTGGTTTATGCACTCGTTTGGTTAG